One genomic window of Cannabis sativa cultivar Pink pepper isolate KNU-18-1 chromosome 2, ASM2916894v1, whole genome shotgun sequence includes the following:
- the LOC115719760 gene encoding tryptophan--tRNA ligase, cytoplasmic isoform X1, with amino-acid sequence MEKKDETQHHEPELDQVVNPWQVSAKDGGKIDYDKLIDQFGCQRLDQSLIDRVHRLTSRPPHVFLRRGVFFAHRDFNDILDAYEKGQKFYLYTGRGPSSEALHLGHLIPFMFTKYLQDAFKVPLVIQLTDDEKCMWKNLSVEESQRLARENAKDIIACGFDISRTFIFSDFDYVGGAFYKNMVRVAKCVTLNKVTGIFGFSGEDHIGKISFPPIQAVPSFPSSFPHLFQGKDNPRCLIPCAIDQDPYFRMTRDVAPRLGYHKPALIESSFFPALQGETGKMSASDPNSAIYVTDSAKDIKNKVNKYAFSGGQDSIEKHRKLGANLEVDIPIKYLGFFLEDDAELEHIRTEYGAGRMLTGEVKQRLIQVLSEIVERHSKSRAAVTDEVCFCILLILITTPYSCT; translated from the exons ATGGAGAAGAAAGACGAGACCCAACACCATGAACCAGAGCTAGACCAGGTAGTAAATCCATGGCAGGTATCGGCGAAAGACGGAGGCAAGATAGATTACGACAAGCTAATCGATCAGTTCGGTTGCCAGCGACTAGACCAGTCACTCATCGATCGTGTTCACCGTCTCACCTCTCGCCCTCCCCACGTTTTTCTCCGTCGTGGTGTCTTCTTCGCTCACCG GGACTTCAATGATATTCTTGATGCGTACGAGAAAGGCCAGAAATTTTATCTCTACACTGGACGAGGCCCATCTTCTGAGGCTCTGCATTTGGGGCATCTCATTCCCTTTATGTTCACCaa ATACTTGCAAGATGCCTTTAAGGTGCCGCTGGTCATACAACTTACCGATGATGAGAAATGTATGTGGAAAAATCTCTCTGTAGAGGAAAGTCAGAGACTTGCCCGTGAGAACGCAAAAGACATAATTGCTTGTGGCTTTGACATTTCGAGAACCTTCATCTTCAGTGATTTTGATTATGTTGGAGG tgcattttacaaaaatatggtgaGGGTGGCTAAATGTGTCACTTTAAATAAG GTTACTGGAATTTTTGGTTTTTCGGGAGAGGATCATATTGGGAAAATTAGTTTTCCACCAATCCAG GCTGTGCCATCGTTTCCCAGTTCATTTCCACATCTATTCCAGGGTAAAGATAATCCCCGTTGCTTAATTCCTTGTGCAATTGACCAG GATCCTTATTTCAGAATGACAAGGGATGTTGCTCCTCGCTTAGGATATCACAAGCCTGCTCTGATTGAATCATCTTTCTTTCCAGCATTGCAG GGTGAGACAGGAAAAATGTCTGCTAGTGATCCAAATTCTGCCATATATGTCACTGATTCTGCAAAGGATATTAAGAACAAG GTAAACAAGTATGCATTCTCTGGTGGACAAGATTCTATAGAGAAACACAGAAAGTTAGGAGCCAATCTCGAG GTTGATATACCCATCAAGTACCTTGGTTTTTTCCTAGAGGATGATGCAGAACTTGAACACATTAGGACG GAGTATGGTGCGGGCCGCATGCTAACTGGTGAGGTGAAGCAACGGCTCATTCAAGTTTTGTCTGAAATAGTAGAAAGGCACAGTAAATCAAGAGCTGCTGTTACAGATGAGGTATGCTTCTGCATCCTCCTGATCTTAATTACAACACCATATAGTTGCacttaa
- the LOC115719760 gene encoding tryptophan--tRNA ligase, cytoplasmic isoform X2 → MEKKDETQHHEPELDQVVNPWQVSAKDGGKIDYDKLIDQFGCQRLDQSLIDRVHRLTSRPPHVFLRRGVFFAHRDFNDILDAYEKGQKFYLYTGRGPSSEALHLGHLIPFMFTKYLQDAFKVPLVIQLTDDEKCMWKNLSVEESQRLARENAKDIIACGFDISRTFIFSDFDYVGGAFYKNMVRVAKCVTLNKVTGIFGFSGEDHIGKISFPPIQAVPSFPSSFPHLFQGKDNPRCLIPCAIDQDPYFRMTRDVAPRLGYHKPALIESSFFPALQGETGKMSASDPNSAIYVTDSAKDIKNKVNKYAFSGGQDSIEKHRKLGANLEVDIPIKYLGFFLEDDAELEHIRTEYGAGRMLTGEVKQRLIQVLSEIVERHSKSRAAVTDEMVDAFMAVRPLPNMFN, encoded by the exons ATGGAGAAGAAAGACGAGACCCAACACCATGAACCAGAGCTAGACCAGGTAGTAAATCCATGGCAGGTATCGGCGAAAGACGGAGGCAAGATAGATTACGACAAGCTAATCGATCAGTTCGGTTGCCAGCGACTAGACCAGTCACTCATCGATCGTGTTCACCGTCTCACCTCTCGCCCTCCCCACGTTTTTCTCCGTCGTGGTGTCTTCTTCGCTCACCG GGACTTCAATGATATTCTTGATGCGTACGAGAAAGGCCAGAAATTTTATCTCTACACTGGACGAGGCCCATCTTCTGAGGCTCTGCATTTGGGGCATCTCATTCCCTTTATGTTCACCaa ATACTTGCAAGATGCCTTTAAGGTGCCGCTGGTCATACAACTTACCGATGATGAGAAATGTATGTGGAAAAATCTCTCTGTAGAGGAAAGTCAGAGACTTGCCCGTGAGAACGCAAAAGACATAATTGCTTGTGGCTTTGACATTTCGAGAACCTTCATCTTCAGTGATTTTGATTATGTTGGAGG tgcattttacaaaaatatggtgaGGGTGGCTAAATGTGTCACTTTAAATAAG GTTACTGGAATTTTTGGTTTTTCGGGAGAGGATCATATTGGGAAAATTAGTTTTCCACCAATCCAG GCTGTGCCATCGTTTCCCAGTTCATTTCCACATCTATTCCAGGGTAAAGATAATCCCCGTTGCTTAATTCCTTGTGCAATTGACCAG GATCCTTATTTCAGAATGACAAGGGATGTTGCTCCTCGCTTAGGATATCACAAGCCTGCTCTGATTGAATCATCTTTCTTTCCAGCATTGCAG GGTGAGACAGGAAAAATGTCTGCTAGTGATCCAAATTCTGCCATATATGTCACTGATTCTGCAAAGGATATTAAGAACAAG GTAAACAAGTATGCATTCTCTGGTGGACAAGATTCTATAGAGAAACACAGAAAGTTAGGAGCCAATCTCGAG GTTGATATACCCATCAAGTACCTTGGTTTTTTCCTAGAGGATGATGCAGAACTTGAACACATTAGGACG GAGTATGGTGCGGGCCGCATGCTAACTGGTGAGGTGAAGCAACGGCTCATTCAAGTTTTGTCTGAAATAGTAGAAAGGCACAGTAAATCAAGAGCTGCTGTTACAGATGAG ATGGTGGATGCATTTATGGCAGTGAGACCTCTTCCCAATATGTTCAACTGA